In Juglans regia cultivar Chandler chromosome 13, Walnut 2.0, whole genome shotgun sequence, the following proteins share a genomic window:
- the LOC118344198 gene encoding probable root meristem growth factor 8 produces MKLILLMTTLCVVLLVPISALLTPSASMQIQAQPSYEKAANDQLQHSLRPLPRKLRLSEAVKEHGSHDLQSHNINRQLEGYVITGKSYAGKEEVEVHGQEWVEGAESDTSQILTMDYSPVRKRRPIHNKSMPVGP; encoded by the exons ATGAAGCTGATACTACTTATGACTACGCTCTGTGTAGTACTACTTGTCCCGATCTCCGCTTTGCTTACACCATCTGCTTCTATGCAAATCCAGGCCCAACCATCTTATGAAAAGG CAGCGAATGATCAACTTCAGCATTCTCTGCGGCCACTGCCAAGGAAGCTCAGACTCTCTGAG GCTGTAAAAGAACATGGAAGTCACGATTTACAATCTCACAATATTAATAGACAATTAGAAGGATACGTTATTACAG GTAAGTCGTACGCCGGTAAAGAGGAAGTTGAAGTGCATGGGCAGGAATGGGTGGAGGGGGCAGAGTCAGACACGTCACAAATTTTGACTATGGATTATTCCCCTGTAAGAAAACGACGTCCTATACATAACAAGTCGATGCCGGTTGGTCCATGA